A stretch of the Ornithodoros turicata isolate Travis chromosome 4, ASM3712646v1, whole genome shotgun sequence genome encodes the following:
- the LOC135392546 gene encoding THAP domain-containing protein 1-like yields the protein MVVCCYSGCANRSEFASKESGITYHHFPRDESLRLQWVNAIGRPDWVPTKYSRVCSKHFRNEDFDRTSLTRVRLREGSVPVAHPSVQVHQEEHDLPARREPSGQEPIGVCTPEPGTQEQINVSLPEPDTQEEIEVSMASGSDTQEPMDVGLLEPKTPERIHVDRTTSTPLVSAVGINSSGFTTKPPTTTSM from the exons ATGGTAGTGTGTTGTTATTCCGGTTGCGCTAATCGTTCAGAGTTTGCAAGTAAAGAATCTGGCATAACGTACCACCA CTTTCCCCGAGACGAGTCCTTACGATTGCAATGGGTGAATGCGATCGGGAGACCGGATTGGGTGCCAACGAAGTACAGCCGAGTGTGCTCAAAACACTTCAGGAACGAGGACTTCGACAGAACGTCGCTAACACGCGTGCGCCTGCGGGAGGGTTCCGTTCCTGTCGCACATCCGTCGGTTCAAGTTCACCAG GAGGAGCATGACTTGCCAGCCAGACGGGAACCTAGCGGGCAAGAACCAATAGGCGTGTGCACGCCTGAACCCGGCACACAAGAGCAAATTAACGTGAGCCTGCCTGAGCCTGACACACAGGAGGAGATTGAAGTGAGCATGGCGTCTGGATCTGACACTCAAGAGCCAATGGATGTGGGCCTGCTCGAACCAAAGACACCAGAGCGAATCCAT GTAGACAGAACTACAAGCACACCTCTTGTGTCTGCTGTG GGAATCAACAGCTCAGGCTTCACTACTAAGCCACCTACCACAACTTCAATGTGA